The following are encoded together in the Tripterygium wilfordii isolate XIE 37 chromosome 18, ASM1340144v1, whole genome shotgun sequence genome:
- the LOC119984163 gene encoding 26S proteasome regulatory subunit 7 homolog A, whose protein sequence is MAPEKDIEDEIRDEKNPRPLDEDDIALLKTYGLGPYSTSIKKAEKEIKEMAKKVNDLCGIKESDTGLAAPSQWDLVSDKQMMQEEQPLQVARCTKIISPNSEDAKYVINVKQIAKFVVGLGDKVSPTDIEEGMRVGVDRNKYQIQIPLPPKIDPSVTMMTVEEKPDVTYNDVGGCKEQIEKMREVVELPMLHPEKFVKLGIDPPKGVLCYGPPGTGKTLLARAVANRTDACFIRVIGSELVQKYVGEGARMVRELFQMARSKKACIVFFDEVDAIGGARFDDGVGGDNEVQRTMLEIVNQLDGFDARGNIKVLMATNRPDTLDPALLRPGRLDRKVEFGLPDMESRTQIFKIHTRTMNCERDIRFELLARLCPNSTGADIRSVCTEAGMFAIRARRKTVTEKDFLDAVNKVIKGYQKFSATPKYMVYN, encoded by the exons ATGGCACCGGAGAAGGACATCGAAGATGAGATCAGGGACGAGAAGAATCCTCGGCCCCTCGACGAAGACGACATCGCTCTTCTCAAGACATAT GGGTTAGGACCTTATTCTACAAGCATAAAGAAAGCGGAGAAGGAAATTAAAGAAATGGCGAAAAAAGTTAATGATTTATGTG GCATCAAGGAGTCTGATACTGGATTAGCTGCTCCCAGCCAGTGGGATCTTGTCTCTGATAAGCAAATGATGCAGGAGGAGCAGCCTCTTCAG GTGGCAAGGTGCACAAAGATAATTAGTCCAAATTCTGAAGATGCAAAATACGTAATAAATGTTAAGCAGATTGCAAAG TTTGTTGTTGGGCTTGGTGACAAAGTTTCTCCGACTGACATAGAGGAAGGCATGCGTGTGGG GGTCGACAGAAATAAATATCAGATTCAGATTCCCTTGCCTCCAAAGATAGATCCTAGTGTGACCATGATGACCGTTGAAGAGAAGCCAGATGTGACATACAATGATGTTGGTGGATGCAAGGAGCAGATTGAAAAGATGCGGGAA gttgTTGAGCTTCCCATGCTTCATCCTGAGAAATTTGTGAAGCTTGGAATTGATCCCCCTAAGGGTGTCCTCTGCTATGGTCCACCTGGAACTGGTAAAACACTTCTAGCTAGAGCTGTTGCTAATCGAACTGATGCTTGTTTCATTCGTGTCATTGGGAGTGAGCTAGTTCAAAAGTATGTTGGTGAGGGAGCTCGTATGGTCCGAGAGCTATTTCAG ATGGCTCGTTCAAAGAAGGCCTGTATTGTGTTTTTCGATGAAGTGGATGCCATAGGGGGTGCACGTTTCGATGATGGTGTCGGTGGAGACAACGAGGTTCAGCGCACAATGCTTGAAATTGTGAATCAGCTTGATGGGTTCGATGCCCGTGGAAACATCAAAGTCCTTATGGCAACAAATAG GCCTGACACACTAGATCCAGCACTATTACGTCCTGGACGGTTGGATCGCAAGGTTGAGTTCGGGCTCCCGGATATGGAGAGTAGGACGCAGATATTTAAGATCCATACACGAACAATGAACTGTGAAAGGGACATCCGGTTTGAACTTTTGGCACGTCTTTGCCCAAATTCAACTG GTGCTGATATAAGGAGTGTATGCACAGAGGCTGGAATGTTTGCAATTCGAGCACGAAGGAAGACGGTAACAGAGAAAGATTTCCTTGATGCTGTGAACAAAGTTATCAAGGGTTACCAAAAGTTCAGTGCAACGCCTAAATACATGGTCTACAACTGA
- the LOC119984817 gene encoding uncharacterized protein LOC119984817 — protein sequence MPLLDIQPALQKHLGLLGTQTLIHAGDEKRLPCSWKSFHFPRKVDFNEGARRRRISIKAVATLELRSLVRKEDGHEGDSSPATMDTESSGEDSAETDERERMRRMRISKANKGNTPWNKGKKHSPETLQLIRERTKLAMQDPKVKMKLINLGHAQSEETRAKIGFGVRMGCQKRREKLLVQETCHYDWQNLIAEASRRGFTGEEELQWDSYKILREKLEQEWLESIVERKNMPRPKGGKRAPKPLEQRRKIAAAIAAKWADPAYRDRVFSGLEKYHGTAIGIKKKTKRRGSDATQSAKQSPAKKKESGISSSSGLQTNGLVAGLKKPRSNAPLYRDPLARSKLEMIKRVRAQRAAADTKKTEAIERARLLIAEAEKAAKALEVAATKSPIARASLIETRKLLAEAIQSIESIETVKVISDENDGYLPMPSAELVDNIENQTDTSYKSINQVRGELNGAETLAPRKDDDFNFSNFSMQNILNGDGGLVPLNSNGHGLHPFHSAKHYSRLEPNGSRANQVGFWEAHGIKESERSPAKNGTQVQSGEEETPAKSAIEPAKQESPPKLVAKKWVRGRLVEVTEGA from the exons ATGCCTTTACTAG ATATTCAGCCTGCTTTACAGAAACATCTGGGCCTCCTCGGGACTCAAACACTTATTCATGCGGGAGATGAGAAGAGACTGCCATGTTCATGGAAATCTTTCCACTTTCCTAGAAAGGTAGACTTCAATGAAGGTGCGAGGCGCAGAAGAATTTCTATCAAGGCAGTAGCTACACTCGAACTCAGGTCTTTGGTTCGCAAGGAAGATGGACACGAGGGCGATTCAAGTCCCGCAACAATGGACACGGAGTCGTCCGGGGAGGATTCGGCGGAAACAGATGAGCGAGAAAGGATGAGACGGATGAGGATATCCAAAGCGAATAAAGGGAACACACCTTGGAATAAAGGGAAGAAGCACAGTCCCG AAACCCTTCAGCTGATAAGAGAGAGAACAAAGCTTGCAATGCAGGACCCTAAG GTCAAGATGAAGTTGATAAACCTCGGACATGCTCAAAG TGAAGAGACAAGGGCGAAAATTGGGTTCGGAGTGCGAATGGGATGCCAGAAGCGTCGTGAAAAGTTGCTGGTGCAGGAGACTTGCCACTATGACTGGCAGAACTTAATTGCTGAAGCTTCTAGGAGAGGTTTTACTGGCGAGGAAGAGCTGCAGTGGGATTCTTACAAGATCTTGAGGGAAAAGCTTGAGCAAGAGTGGCTAGAGAGCATTGTGGAAAGGAAGAATATGCCAAGGCCAAAAGGTGGTAAGAGAGCACCAAAGCCCCttgaacaaagaagaaaaattgcGGCTGCCATTGCTGCCAAATGGGCTGATCCT GCATACCGTGATCGGGTTTTCTCAGGTCTGGAAAAATATCATGGCACTGCTATtggcattaaaaaaaagacGAAGCGAAGGGGGAGTGATGCTACACAATCTGCAAAACAAAGCCCcgcaaagaagaaagaaagtggTATTAGCTCTTCTTCTGGGCTTCAAACTAATGGCCTGGTAGCAGGACTGAAGAAGCCGAGGAGTAATGCACCTTTGTATAGGGACCCCTTAGCTCGCTCGAAGTTGGAGATGATAAAGAGAGTCAGAGCACAAAGGGCTGCGGCAGATACCAAAAAAACGGAAGCCATTGAAAGAGCAAG GCTTTTAATTGCTGAAGCTGAAAAAGCTGCGAAAGCCCTTGAAGTTGCTGCAACCAAGAGCCCTATTGCTCGAGCTTCTCTCATTGAAACCAGAAAACTCTTAGCTGAAGCAATTCAATCTATTGAATCCATAGAGACAGTGAAGGTCATATCTGATGAGAATGATGGCTACCTTCCCATGCCTTCAGCTGAACTGGTTGACAACATTGAGAACCAAACAGACACATCTTATAAGTCCATAAACCAAGTGAGGGGAGAATTGAATGGAGCAGAAACCCTTGCACCAAGAAAAGATGATGACTTCAATTTTAGTAATTTCAGCATGCAGAACATACTAAACGGTGATGGAGGACTTGTGCCTCTGAACTCCAATGGCCACGGTTTGCATCCATTCCATTCGGCAAAACATTATAGCCGATTGGAACCAAATGGTAGTCGAGCAAATCAAGTTGGCTTTTGGGAAGCACATGGAATCAAGGAATCAGAGAGAAGTCCTGCAAAAAATGGGACCCAAGTTCAGTCCGGGGAAGAAGAAACAccagcaaaatcagcaatcGAGCCTGCGAAACAAGAATCACCACCCAAATTAGTTGCTAAGAAATGGGTCCGTGGGAGGCTTGTTGAGGTGACGGAAGGAGCTTAA
- the LOC119983605 gene encoding RING-H2 finger protein ATL3-like, whose translation MDDSSPRRAFGNSATIRITGTIMIVAIIVLFVVFVFVLFLHLYAKWFLWRREEPPAPPTNRRSRRRRFVFAPGQDPALAARKGLDPAILGSIPVLKFDSSDFKDGLECAVCLSELEQGEEVRLLPKCNHGFHVDCIDMWFQSHSTCPLCRNTVALECSDSVNHGSAEDIQTPQEDLASGVSTESPNFPTNVLFWGNDTQVSNGGASLEGTSSQSQHSSSSSSLAVSGSRQDRMLVIDIPAQMSENLQPLSPSRFGEESKSPMTTRLRSLKRLLSREKKSAPSSSSGSVDV comes from the coding sequence ATGGACGATTCATCTCCGAGACGTGCCTTCGGTAACTCTGCGACCATTAGAATAACTGGCACAATCATGATAGTGGCGATAATTGTCTTATTTGTAGtgtttgtttttgtgcttttcctaCATCTCTACGCCAAGTGGTTTTTGTGGCGCAGAGAAGAACCGCCAGCCCCTCCTACTAATCGGCGGAGCCGCCGACGTCGCTTTGTCTTTGCTCCTGGCCAAGACCCAGCTCTTGCCGCACGTAAAGGCCTAGACCCGGCCATTCTAGGGTCCATCCCGGTGTTGAAGTTTGATTCCAGTGATTTCAAAGATGGATTGGAATGTGCAGTTTGCCTGTCTGAACTTGAACAAGGAGAGGAAGTAAGGCTACTCCCTAAATGCAATCATGGGTTCCATGTTGATTGCATTGATATGTGGTTCCAGTCCCACTCCACTTGCCCTCTTTGTAGAAACACAGTGGCACTTGAATGCTCAGACTCTGTCAATCATGGTTCTGCAGAAGATATTCAGACACCACAGGAGGATTTGGCATCTGGGGTTTCCACAGAATCTCCTAATTTTCCAACAAACGTGTTGTTTTGGGGTAATGATACTCAGGTTAGCAATGGCGGTGCTAGCTTGGAAGGGACATCTTCTCAGTCACAacattcttcatcttcttcatcattgGCAGTTAGTGGTAGTCGGCAAGATCGAATGCTTGTGATCGATATTCCTGCACAAATGAGTGAGAACTTGCAGCCCTTATCCCCATCAAGGTTTGGGGAAGAATCTAAGTCTCCCATGACGACACGGCTGAGGTCATTGAAGAGGCTTTTGAGCAGGGAGAAAAAGTCTGCTCCCAGCAGCTCTAGTGGTTCTGTTGATGTCTAA
- the LOC119984687 gene encoding uncharacterized protein LOC119984687 has product MKRSPIYPNCETNYYGGNEFDPHLDFSLFLEEAREHAREVNPQAPLSNPEKAGKGRLGEEKKNKKSWSSSLFKWWKVEKKSKPGAEPSNGSQVPNARSGNVSGPINGNARGFNRRHCRQNSGPVNSLFNPTKRGENEIPYMCLHQRSNSHASVAYGPVYLVT; this is encoded by the exons ATGAAGAGATCACCTATCTACCCAAACTGTGAAACAAATTATTATGGAGGCAATGAGTTTGACCCTCACCTGGATTTTTCTCTG TTCTTGGAAGAAGCTAGAGAGCACGCGAGAGAAGTAAATCCTCAGGCTCCACTCTCAAACCCAGAAAAGGCTGGAAAGGGAAGGTTaggagaggagaagaagaacaagaaatcATGGAGTAGTTCTTTATTCAAATGGTGGAAAGTTGAGAAGAAAAGCAAGCCTGGCGCGGAACCTTCAAATGGTTCTCAAGTTCCAAATGCGCGAAGTGGTAATGTTTCTGGTCCTATAAATGGGAATGCCAGAGGATTTAACAGAAGGCACTGCCGTCAAAATTCTGGACCAGTCAACAGTCTCTTCAATCCCACAAAGAGAGGGGAGAATGAGATACCCTATATGTGCCTCCATCAGCGCAGCAATTCTCATGCTTCAGTAGCCTATGGCCCTGTTTACTTGGTAACCTAG
- the LOC119983674 gene encoding probable ubiquitin-conjugating enzyme E2 33 has protein sequence MADKACIQRLNKEYKALCKEPVSHVVARPNSKDILEWHYVLEGSEGTPFAGGYYYGKIKFPPEYPYKPPGISMTTPNGRFMTQKKICLSMSDFHPESWNPMWSVSSILNGLLSFMMDDSPTTGSVSSTVDEKQRLAKASLAFNCKNATFRRMFPEYVEKYNQDLASEQRSRELPQTNNSTSALEKPGNSLVEGVRNVGTPKDMPRKRKQTFPTWMMLLLVSIFGVVISLPLLQL, from the exons ATGGCAGACAAAGCTTGCATCCAGCGTCTTAATAAGGAATATAAAGCACTCTGTAAA GAACCGGTTTCTCATGTCGTTGCTCGTCCTAACTCAAAAGATATTCTTGAGTGGC ATTATGTGCTGGAGGGAAGTGAGGGGACACCATTCGCAG GTGGATATTACTACGGAAAGATCAAGTTTCCGCCTGAATATCCATATAAACCTCCTGGAATTAG CATGACCACTCCCAATGGAAGGTTCATgacacaaaagaaaatctgtcTGTCTATGAGCGACT TTCATCCAGAGAGTTGGAATCCAATGTGGTCTGTCTCAAG CATACTTAATGGCCTTCTTTCTTTCATG ATGGACGACAGTCCTACCACTGGCAGTGTGAGCTCTACTGTTGATGAGAAGCAGCGCCTAGCTAAGGCTTCACTTGCTTTCAATTGTAAGAA TGCGACATTTAGGAGAATGTTCCCCGAGTACGTGGAGAAGTATAACCAGGATCTTGCTTCAGAGCAGAGGTCACGGGAGCTGCCACAAACAAACAATTCTACTTCTGCGCTTGAAAAGCCGGGTAATTCATTGGTAGAAGGCGTGAGAAATGTTGGTACACCGAAGGACATGCCAAGAAAAAGGAAGCAGACTTTCCCAACCTGGATGATGTTGTTACTGGTTTCCATATTTGGCGTTGTAATTTCACTTCCTCTGCTTCAACTCTGA
- the LOC119983673 gene encoding pumilio homolog 23, which produces MVSIGLKALPYRTHHRSFSSVEQSVMGETENLHKHGRRKKAMSRKAEKPNSSFDGYKSNKGAARAPKSSKRHNPPEPQELVVRKQVDPETAKYFTEIINLFESNGVDMEEKSVICGNALEEARGKELELATDYILSHNLQTLLEGCDVDHLCGFLRSSTKAFPYIAMDRSGSHVAETALKALARHAQDQDVYSLVEDTLNMICKVLIVNPVEVMCNCHGSHVLRRLLCVCKGVPLDSSEFHGIRTSTVLAERLNLKESRLDGFDTQNTQQGFPGLMNFLVSGLLNGTRQDIIILQVDQYGSLVLQTALKLLAGQDEDLLKIILKLLGCDKENAGENFIEMTAVRDIIEMMKETAYSHLMEVIIEVAPGSLYDELFTKVFRNSLFKISSHQCGNFVVQALISHARSQYQMELIWEELGQKFRALLEMGRSGVVASLIASSQRLHTHEHKCCQALASAVCSTNDSPSCIVPRLLFLESYFFCVDKSNWKWESGSKMHVVGSLILQAIFKYQSEYIQPYITSIAYMEADQALEAAKDPGGARVIEAFLCSNASAKLKRRLVIKLRGHFGELALHPPSSFTVEKCFTAGSLSLREAIVSELLPVQTDLAKTKQGPYLLRKLDVDGFAYHPDQWRSKQASKQSAYKEFYDMFGSSKTKSSENDTFLVSVSKQTAQPKDIKNMRKEIDDHLASAAPFLSMSGHKRRREKVEQRGENFAKKGKKGGKNKNHGGSESSAIVRRTVECIGNNQSASKSADKKGKKRQRNDIMEKASNKKLKA; this is translated from the exons ATGGTGTCGATTGGGTTGAAGGCTTTACCATACAGAACTCACCACCGGAGTTTCAGTTCAGTTGAACAAAGCGTGATGGGGGAGACTGAAAATTTGCATAAACATGGTAGAAGGAAGAAGGCCATGAGCAGAAAGGCCGAGAAACCAAATTCGAGCTTCGACGGTTATAAGTCGAACAAAGGGGCTGCGAGGGCACCAAAGTCCTCAAAGCGTCACAATCCACCGGAGCCGCAGGAATTGGTCGTTCG GAAACAGGTTGATCCTGAAACAGCAAAGTATTTCACAGAGATTATAAATCTTTTTGAAAGCAATGGAGTTGACATGGAGGAGAAATCTGTAATATGTGGAAATGCGTTGGAGGAGGCTAGAGGGAAAGAATTGGAACTTGCGACTGATTACATTCTCAGCCACAATCTGCAAACCCTCCTTGAAGGCTGTGATGTGGACCATCTTTGTGGTTTTCTTCGTAGCTCTACTAAGGCCTTTCCATATATTGCAATGGATAGGTCTGGTTCTCATGTAGCTGAGACAGCACTCAAGGCGCTAGCTAGACATGCTCAGGACCAAGATGTCTATTCTCTTGTTGAGGATACTTTGAATATGATATGCAAG GTGCTTATAGTCAATCCAGTCGAGGTGATGTGTAATTGCCATGGATCTCATGTTCTTCGGAGGCTTTTGTGTGTGTGCAAGGGGGTGCCATTAGATTCTTCGGAGTTTCATGGCATTAGGACATCGACAGTTTTAGCTGAGCGATTAAATTTAAAAGAATCTCGATTGGATGGGTTTGATACTCAGAATACCCAGCAGGGGTTTCCAGGTTTAATGAACTTTCTTGTATCAGGGTTGTTAAATGGTACCAGACAAGATATAATTATCCTTCAAGTTGATCAATATGGAAGTTTGGTTTTGCAG ACAGCTTTGAAATTGTTGGCTGGACAGGATGAAGATTTGTTGAAAATAATTCTTAAACTGCTTGGTTGCGACAAGGAAAATGCTGGGGAAAACTTCATAGAAATGACTGCAGTGCGTGACATTATTGAAATGATGAAAGAAACTGCATATAGCCATTTGATGGAG GTCATCATAGAAGTAGCTCCTGGAAGCCTGTATGATGAATTGTTTACTAAAGTTTTCAGGAATTCCTTGTTCAAAATTTCGTCACATCAATGTGGGAATTTTGTTGTTCAAGCATTGATTTCTCATGCAAGATCTCAATATCAA ATGGAGTTGATCTGGGAGGAGCTTGGCCAGAAATTTAGGGCTCTTCTGGAAATGGGAAGATCAGGAGTTGTTGCTTCTCTTATTGCTTCAAGTCAAAGGCTTCATACTCATGAACATAAG TGTTGTCAAGCCCTTGCTTCTGCCGTATGTTCGACAAATGACTCTCCAAGTTGCATTGTTCCTCGATTATTGTTTCTTGAGAGCTACTTTTTCTGTGTGGACAAGTCGAATTGGAAATGGGAAAGCGGTTCTAAGATGCATGTTGTGGGTTCTCTAATCCTCCAGGCCATTTTCAAATATCAAAGT GAATATATACAGCCTTATATTACAAGCATTGCATACATGGAAGCAGACCAGGCCCTTGAAGCCGCTAAAGATCCAGGAGGAGCCCGTGTAATTGAAGCTTTCCTATGCTCAAATGCCTCTGCAAAACTGAAACGCAGATTAGTAATCAA GCTGCGGGGACATTTTGGAGAGCTTGCACTGCACCCGCCAAGTTCATTTACTGTTGAGAAGTGCTTCACTGCTGGTAGTCTGTCGTTGAGAGAGGCCATAGTATCTGAATTGCTACCTGTGCAAACCGATCTCGCCAAGACAAAACAGGGACCTTATCTGCTGAGAAAATTGGATGTTGATGG GTTTGCCTACCACCCTGATCAATGGAGGTCAAAGCAAGCATCGAAACAATCAGCTTACAAAGAGTTTTATGACATGTTTGGCTCTAGTAAAACCAAATCATCCGAAAATGACACATTCCTTGTGAGTGTTTCAAAGCAAACAGCTCAACCGAAAGATATAAAGAACATGAGAAAAGAGATTGATGACCATCTGGCTTCTGCTGCACCCTTTTTGAGCATGTCAGGGCATAAGCGCCGAAGAGAAAAAGTGGAACAGCGTGGTGAAAATTTTGCCAAAAAAGGCAAGAAAGGGGGAAAGAACAAGAATCATGGTGGTTCAGAGAGTTCTGCCATCGTAAGGAGAACAGTGGAGTGTATCGGCAACAATCAGAGTGCATCAAAATCAGCagacaaaaaggggaaaaagcgACAAAGAAATGATATCATGGAAAAAGCTTCAAACAAAAAGCTGAAAGCATGA